One Hordeum vulgare subsp. vulgare chromosome 4H, MorexV3_pseudomolecules_assembly, whole genome shotgun sequence DNA window includes the following coding sequences:
- the LOC123449969 gene encoding scarecrow-like protein 6, giving the protein MAGWGDPHAAAMHQPHPTPSSQDTTFLRWIIGGGDDDDNDSGPAMDGDPPDLDLDRITMLPRHHQHHNPPPLLMGGTGHGLPFTLAAEDTKQPFRPSPGAALHQQHHHFSPHTHGGAFPSFDAAEPAKRHPMGGAGPPKLPPFAAGQGAAAALKPKAEAASDDGAAAAAMDHLTEAARLVEAGDAFGAREILARLNHRLPAAPAAGTPLLRSAFYFKEALSVALDATGAHASSASVASTPVDVLLKLGAYKAFSELSPVLQFAHFTCVQAVLDELGGAGCIHVLDFDIGVGEQWASLMQELAQRRPGAALKVTALVLPSTHHPLELQLIHENLANFAAELGVPFQFVVFNLDSVDPTELLAIAGGDAIAVHLPVGSVHAAAVPSVLHLVRRLGAKLVISVDRSGDHGELPFAAHLIQAFKSCVFLLESLDAVGTDSDVASKIERFLIQPKVESCVVRRHRAATAGDKLLPWRTMFTSAGFVPVQVSNFAEAQADSLLKKVPVRGFRVERRAGSLVLHWQRAELVSVSAWRC; this is encoded by the coding sequence ATGGCCGGCTGGGGGGACCCCCACGCCGCCGCCATGCACCAGCCGCACCCGACGCCCTCCTCCCAGGACACCACCTTCCTCCGCTGGATCATCGGCGGcggggacgacgacgacaacgactcgGGGCCCGCCATGGACGGCGACCCCCCGGATCTTGACCTCGACCGCATCACCATGCTCCCccgccaccaccaacaccacaatCCGCCGCCGCTGCTCATGGGGGGCACGGGCCACGGACTCCCGTTCACGCTCGCCGCCGAGGACACCAAGCAGCCCTTCCGCCCTTCGCCGGGCGCTGCCCTGCATCAGCAGCACCACCACTTCTCGCCGCACACACACGGCGGCGCGTTCCCTTCCTTCGACGCGGCGGAGCCGGCGAAGCGGCACCCGATGGGCGGCGCGGGGCCGCCCAAGCTGCCCCCTTTCGCCGCCGGCCAGGGCGCTGCGGCCGCCCTCAAGCCCAAGGCGGAGGCGGCCAGCGACGACGGCGCGGCCGCGGCGGCGATGGACCACCTCACCGAGGCGGCCAGGCTCGTCGAGGCCGGCGACGCCTTCGGCGCGCGCGAGATATTGGCACGGCTCAATCACCGGCTCCCCGCCGCCCCCGCGGCCGGGACGCCGCTGCTCCGCTCCGCCTTTTACTTCAAGGAGGCTCTGAGCGTTGCCCTCGACGCCACCGGCGCCCACGCCTCCTCGGCGTCCGTGGCGTCCACCCCCGTCGACGTCCTCCTCAAGCTCGGCGCCTACAAGGCCTTCTCCGAGCTCTCCCCGGTGCTCCAGTTCGCGCACTTCACCTGCGTCCAGGCCGTgctcgacgagctcggcggcgccGGCTGCATCCACGTGCTCGACTTCGACATCGGCGTCGGCGAGCAGTGGGCGTCGCTGATGCAGGAGCTGGCGCAGCGCCGCCCCGGCGCCGCGCTCAAGGTCACCGCATTGGTGCTGCCGTCGACGCACCACCCTCTCGAGCTGCAGCTCATCCACGAGAACCTCGCCAACTTCGCCGCAGAGCTCGGGGTGCCCTTCCAGTTCGTGGTGTTTAACCTCGACTCCGTCGACCCCACGGAGCTCCTCGCCATTGCTGGCGGCGACGCAATCGCCGTCCACCTTCCCGTCGGCTCAGTACACGCCGCCGCGGTGCCATCGGTCCTTCACCTGGTGAGGCGGCTCGGTGCCAAGCTTGTCATCTCGGTGGACCGCAGTGGTGACCACGGCGAGCTGCCGTTCGCGGCGCACTTGATCCAGGCATTCAAGTCCTGCGTGTTCCTGCTCGAGTCACTGGACGCCGTGGGCACTGACTCGGACGTGGCCAGCAAGATTGAGCGCTTCCTGATCCAGCCAAAGGTGGAGAGCTGCGTGGTCAGGAGGCACCGTGCCGCCACCGCCGGCGACAAGCTGCTGCCATGGCGGACAATGTTCACCTCGGCCGGGTTCGTGCCGGTGCAGGTAAGCAACTTCGCCGAGGCGCAGGCCGATTCGCTCCTGAAGAAGGTGCCGGTGAGGGGTTTCCGAGTGGAGAGGCGCGCCGGCTCGCTGGTCCTGCATTGGCAGCGCGCCGAGCTGGTGTCGGTGTCGGCGTGGAGATGCTGA